A window of the Xenopus laevis strain J_2021 chromosome 9_10L, Xenopus_laevis_v10.1, whole genome shotgun sequence genome harbors these coding sequences:
- the dtx3l.L gene encoding E3 ubiquitin-protein ligase DTX3L, translating to MAEAALISGDERYPILISVLSPIPNLKNTVLCRGLVIYFQSKGESGGGQCDVTATENPQLYRAVFINKEDKENVLKRKEHTFHFKGSELRLSVQEDGRQEINSSSSQKSEENMEAKAYSKMGYEPLGEREIFPKAIAFLDPAFSELLKKKNFPSVEVRESPKGELEITGSFSAIQQVHDYMKEQIMGHKDTNSLPYNAENQPPAQGEDTACMSPALYQYFRAIFPDVVDKIKGQYKVEMRDHCTTPENTVIHFFSTSPDSSIEKAKQCFIEAIQRITTDWSQITVELEKNMSASDIERRVRENCSKTQTILDGDKITLRGPKRELSEAKRLLDSPAPQRFVQISSHNMIRDLRLDGSHWDLLKELKYNQIKEIEDKYNVMITEKRNNGDKHVQITFTTTNGPPDLSPHACQIFLTLLHKTFSNIIQREIKMKPGFQETKLSSLQTEMRNNHIEIVTNWHNGSLTLIGSLGNIHTAEKILHKWQNGGATGAEGGEDEAMDTSDSPSTEIRKKQEEDKCPVCLCEPHPKLVLKKCKHVICAGCWEQAMKHKPVCPVCNVIYGVVIGNQPEGRMSHSAANFKLPGHNCGTITLNYNFPNGVQGENHPNPGKPYSGTYRTAYLPDSKEGREVLQLLEKAFKQKLVFTIGESRTTGAENTVTWNDIHHKTNTVGGPQEFGYPDPDYLKRIREELKAKGIE from the exons ATGGCAGAAGCAGCGCTGATTTCGGGGGACGAGAGATACCCCATCCTGATCTCTGTTCTCTCCCCGATCCCGAACTTAAAAAACACCGTACTGTGCCGGGGCTTAGTGATATATTTCCAGTCTAAAGGGGAATCCGGGGGAGGGCAGTGTGATGTGACCGCAACCGAGAACCCACAGCTTTACCGGGCGGTATTCATTAACAAGGAGG ATAAGGAGAATGTGCTTAAGAGAAAGGAGCATACGTTTCACTTTAAAGGTTCTGAACTGAGATTATCTGTGCAAGAGGATGGAAGGCAAGAGATAAActccagcagcagccaaaaatcagAGGAGAATATGGAGGCTAAGGCTTACAGCAAGATGGGGTATGAACCTCTAGGGGAGAGAGAA ATATTCCCAAAGGCCATTGCATTTTTAGACCCTGCCTTCTCTGAATTGTTGAAGAAGAAAAACTTTCCATCTGTGGAAGTGAGGGAATCACCTAAAGGGGAGCTGGAGATAACAGGCTCCTTTTCTGCAATTCAGCAGGTGCACGACTATATGAAGGAGCAAATAATGGGCCACAAAGATACCAACTCCCTTCCATATAATGCAGAAAATCAGCCCCCAGCACAAGGCGAAGACACAGCGTGTATGTCGCCAGCTCTGTACCAATACTTTAGAGCAATTTTCCCAGATGTGGTTGATAAGATAAAAGGTCAATATAAGGTGGAAATGAGGGATCACTGCACAACACCAGAAAATAcggttatacattttttttcaaccagcCCAGATTCCAGCATTGAGAAAGCCAAGCAGTGCTTTATTGAGGCCATACAGCGGATAACTACAGACTGGAGTCAAATAACAGTGGAGTTAGAGAAAAACATGTCAGCGAGTGACATCGAACGCAGAGTGCGGGAAAATTGCAGCAAAACGCAGACCATATTGGATGGGGATAAAATTACTCTGCGGGGTCCTAAACGGGAATTATCTGAGGCCAAGAGGCTGTTAGACTCCCCTGCACCCCAGAGATTCGTGCAGATCTCAAGCCACAACATGATAAGAGACCTGAGATTGGATGGGAGTCACTGGGACCTCCTGAAGGAACTGAAATACAATCAAATTAAGGAAATAGAAGATAAGTACAATGTAATGATAACTGAGAAGAGAAATAATGGGGATAAACATGTACAAATCACTTTCACCACAACGAATGGCCCCCCTGACCTCTCGCCTCATGCTTGCCAGATCTTTCTCACTCTGTTGCACAAAACATTCTCCAACATTATACAAAGAgagattaaaatgaaaccaggaTTTCAGGAAACCAAATTGTCTTCTCTCCAAACAGAAATGAGAAATAACCATATAGAGATTGTCACTAACTGGCACAATGGTTCCCTGACTTTGATTGGCTCCCTGGGTAACATACACACTGCTGAAAAGATActccacaaatggcaaaatggTGGTGCCACTGGTGCAGAAGGAGGGGAAGATGAGGCAATGGACACCAGCGATTCCCCATCaactgaaataagaaagaaaCAAGAGGAAGATAAGTGCCCTGTATGTCTGTGTGAGCCTCATCCCAAGCTGGTTCTAAAGAAATGCAAACATGTCATCTGTGCCGGGTGTTGGGAACAAGCCATGAAGCACAAACCAGTCTGCCCAGTGTGTAACGTCATATATGGAGTGGTTATAGGGAACCAACCTGAGGGGAGAATGTCACATTCAGCAGCCAACTTTAAATTGCCTGGCCATAACTGTGGCACTATAACGCTTAACTATAATTTTCCAAATGGAGTTCAAGGG GAAAATCACCCCAATCCTGGGAAGCCGTATTCTGGCACTTACAGAACCGCCTACTTACCTGATAGTAAAGAGGGAAGAGAAGTCCTACAGCTGCTGGAGAAGGCCTTTAAGCAGAAATTAGTCTTCACCATAGGGGAGTCCCGCACAACTGGTGCTGAAAACACTGTCACCTGGAATGACATTCACCATAAAACCAACACTGTCGGCGGGCCCCAAGA